The following coding sequences lie in one Pempheris klunzingeri isolate RE-2024b chromosome 13, fPemKlu1.hap1, whole genome shotgun sequence genomic window:
- the wdr89 gene encoding WD repeat-containing protein 89, giving the protein MEGLEEKLKGLSIARRSVPEEPTYLLDVALQPSGLLAVSCSNFTVHLHAKDTLKLVGEYRGHSKPLCGVVFSHTSPDFLYSGSADGTVRGWDVRRPGSEAAQVFKSDPSHSFCSFDLNCSDTLLCAGTEQVNKEDSFLVFWDARKPGGGLLGVYSESHSDDVTQVSFHPRDKDRMASGSTDGLVNVFDLSRGAEEEALLATCNSDSSAGSVCWSGADYTQLLCLSHDEGLHLWDLGQLDTEKPLTIFSTSDARDVPLLADGGGTDYLVGGRWLEEAQKLLVVGGKSSGDIHLMECDHGGLRLLRSLEGGHASTVRCFLWDAAGEALVTGGEDAQLLLWKPGGEDLAAGKRESMKSQSALSLKSRPHKKHAYQREKKAA; this is encoded by the coding sequence ATGGAGGGTTTGGAGGAGAAGCTCAAGGGTCTGTCCATCGCTCGGCGGTCTGTCCCAGAGGAGCCCACCTACCTGCTGGACGTCGCCCTGCAGCCGAGCGGTCTGCTGGCCGTGTCCTGCTCCAACTTCACCGTCCACCTTCACGCCAAGGACACTCTGAAGCTGGTGGGAGAGTACCGCGGCCACAGCAAGCCGCTCTGTGGGGTCGTTTTCTCCCACACCTCCCCTGACTTCCTGTactctggttctgctgatggCACGGTTCGGGGATGGGACGTCCGCCGCCCGGGCTCAGAAGCGGCGCAGGTCTTTAAAAGCGACCCGTCTCACAGCTTCTGTAGCTTCGACCTGAACTGCAGCGACACTCTCCTGTGTGCCGGCACGGAGCAGGTGAACAAAGAGGACAGCTTCCTGGTTTTCTGGGACGCCAGGAAGCCGGGAGGCGGGCTCCTCGGGGTGTACTCCGAGTCGCACAGTGATGACGTCACACAGGTGAGCTTCCACCCTCGAGACAAAGACCGCATGGCGTCCGGCTCCACAGACGGCCTCGTTAATGTTTTTGACCTGAGCCggggggcggaggaggaggcgcTGCTCGCCACCTGTAACAGCGACTCGTCGGCCGGCTCGGTCTGCTGGTCCGGCGCCGACTACACCCAGCTGCTGTGCCTGAGCCACGACGAGGGGCTGCACCTGTGGGATCTGGGCCAGCTGGACACGGAGAAGCCGCTGACCATCTTCAGCACCTCTGACGCTCGCGACGTGCCTCTGCTGGCGGACGGCGGGGGCACGGACTACCTGGTGGGGGGGAGGTGGCTGGAGGAGGCGCAGAAGCTGCTGGTGGTCGGAGGGAAGAGCAGCGGAGACATCCACCTGATGGAGTGCGACCACGGCGGGCTTCGCCTGCTGAGGAGTCTCGAGGGCGGCCACGCCTCCACGGTGCGCTGCTTCCTGTGGGACGCGGCGGGGGAGGCTCTGGTCACCGGGGGGGAGGATGCTcagctgttgctatggaaaccaGGAGGGGAGGACCTCGCAGCGGGGAAAAGGGAGTCAATGAAGAGCCAATCAGCTTTGAGTCTGAAATCCCGGCCGCACAAAAAACACGCCtaccagagagaaaagaaggcGGCGTAA